One part of the Rhodanobacteraceae bacterium genome encodes these proteins:
- a CDS encoding ABC transporter substrate-binding protein, which translates to MPDRHPRRIVCLTEEPTEVLYRIGEQDRIVGISGFTVRPPQARREKPKVSAFTSAKIDRILALKPDLAIGFSDIQADIARELIRAGVEVWISNHRSVEGILGYTLRLGAMVGAAGRAAALVAEMEAAIATARAAAARMPRAPRVYFEEWDEPPISGIQWVCELIRIAGGEDIFPERAACSLARDRILADPAEVVQRAPDLIIGSWCGKKFLPDRVAARPGWAAIPAVARGAIAEIKSAIILQPGPAAILDGLPLLSKLIAQAA; encoded by the coding sequence ATGCCCGACCGCCACCCCCGCCGCATCGTCTGCCTGACCGAGGAGCCCACGGAGGTCCTGTACCGCATCGGTGAGCAGGACCGGATCGTCGGCATCTCGGGCTTCACGGTGCGCCCGCCGCAGGCGCGGCGGGAGAAGCCGAAGGTGTCGGCGTTTACCAGCGCGAAGATCGACCGCATCCTGGCGCTCAAGCCGGACCTGGCCATCGGTTTCTCCGACATCCAGGCGGACATCGCGCGTGAGCTGATCCGCGCCGGGGTGGAGGTGTGGATCAGCAACCACCGTTCGGTAGAGGGCATCCTCGGCTACACCCTGCGGCTGGGGGCGATGGTCGGCGCGGCCGGGCGCGCCGCGGCGCTGGTGGCGGAGATGGAAGCGGCGATTGCGACGGCGCGCGCCGCCGCGGCCCGTATGCCGCGTGCGCCGCGCGTCTATTTCGAGGAATGGGACGAACCGCCGATCAGCGGCATCCAGTGGGTGTGCGAATTGATCCGGATCGCCGGTGGTGAGGACATCTTTCCCGAGCGCGCGGCCTGCTCGCTGGCGCGCGACCGCATCCTGGCCGATCCCGCCGAGGTGGTGCAGCGTGCGCCGGACCTGATCATCGGCTCCTGGTGCGGCAAGAAGTTCCTGCCCGATCGGGTGGCCGCGCGGCCAGGCTGGGCGGCGATTCCGGCGGTCGCGCGCGGCGCCATCGCCGAGATCAAGAGCGCGATCATCCTGCAGCCGGGCCCGGCCGCCATCCTCGACGGCCTGCCGCTGCTGTCCAAGCTCATCGCGCAGGCCGCCTGA
- a CDS encoding cation:proton antiporter — protein MHADSHFLESLAVVLCVAAATTVLCQRLRLPVVLGYLLAGVLIGPHAPSLLVADTAIIATLSELGVILLMFYIGMELSLRKLAEVGPRGFAVVLVEMGLMLFLGYLAGRLAGFTPIECAFLAAMLSISSTTIIARTFEEHRVGPRIREQIFGTLVIEDIFAILLIALLTTLATTRSLDFSGLAAAAGRLGIFLSVLMLVGLLVVPRLIRFVVSLKRPETTLVTAVGVCFAAALAAQRFEYSVALGAFLAGCLVAESGEAKRIATQVRPLRDVFTAVFFVSIGLSIDPAQLIAQSGWIALFSALVVGGKFLGVAVGFFATGSAVKPSAQAGLAMGQIGEFSFIIAGLGVGLGAVDSTLFPIAVGVSCVTTLLTPFAVKHSARVGEWIDGRLPRPVQTFVALYGSWIEQLAAARQRGSLRSRAGRLLGLIVLDATLLVAVLIAAGAGADEVARYLRGKLPAVADFASWIVAFGFIALAMPMALGLFRLIRALGRKLALEALPPVPEGVVDFAQAPRRAFVVALQLGLMLLVALPCLALLQPFVPGVRGALPLLLVVAAYAFWRSATQLQGHVRAGAEALVAAVAVPGASDHEQEQALDQMEQLLPGLGDLAPFVLTPGNRWIGRTLGEINLRAVTAATVLAIRRGEDAVLTPDGKQVLNGGDILVLAGTHEAIDQARDYLAGTGGAARAFRPGPG, from the coding sequence ATGCACGCCGACTCGCATTTCCTCGAAAGCCTGGCCGTGGTGTTGTGCGTCGCCGCGGCGACCACGGTGCTGTGCCAGCGCCTGCGCCTGCCGGTGGTGCTCGGCTACCTGCTGGCCGGGGTACTGATCGGGCCGCATGCGCCGTCACTGCTGGTGGCGGACACCGCGATCATCGCCACCCTGTCGGAACTTGGCGTGATCCTGCTGATGTTCTACATCGGCATGGAACTGTCGCTGCGCAAGCTTGCCGAGGTCGGGCCCCGCGGATTCGCGGTGGTGCTGGTCGAGATGGGGTTGATGCTGTTCCTCGGCTACCTCGCCGGCCGGCTCGCCGGCTTCACACCGATCGAATGCGCCTTCCTCGCCGCGATGCTGTCGATCTCGTCGACCACCATCATCGCGCGCACTTTCGAGGAGCACCGGGTGGGGCCGCGCATCCGCGAGCAGATCTTCGGCACGCTGGTGATCGAGGACATTTTCGCGATCCTGCTGATCGCGCTGCTGACCACGCTGGCGACCACCCGCAGCCTGGACTTTTCCGGCCTGGCCGCGGCTGCCGGCCGGCTCGGGATCTTTCTGTCGGTGCTGATGCTGGTTGGCCTGCTGGTGGTGCCTCGGCTGATCCGCTTCGTGGTCTCGCTCAAGCGCCCCGAAACCACGCTGGTGACGGCCGTGGGCGTGTGCTTCGCTGCGGCGCTGGCAGCCCAGCGCTTCGAATACTCGGTCGCGCTCGGCGCCTTCCTCGCCGGCTGCCTGGTGGCCGAGTCCGGTGAGGCCAAACGCATCGCCACCCAGGTGCGGCCGCTCCGCGACGTCTTCACCGCAGTGTTCTTCGTGTCCATCGGGCTATCGATCGACCCCGCGCAACTGATCGCACAGAGCGGTTGGATTGCGCTTTTCTCGGCGCTGGTGGTCGGCGGCAAGTTCCTCGGCGTTGCCGTCGGCTTTTTTGCCACCGGCAGCGCAGTGAAACCTTCAGCGCAGGCAGGGCTGGCGATGGGCCAGATCGGCGAATTCTCCTTCATCATCGCGGGGCTCGGCGTTGGACTCGGGGCGGTCGATTCCACCCTGTTCCCGATTGCCGTCGGCGTCTCCTGCGTAACCACGCTGCTGACGCCCTTTGCGGTCAAGCATTCGGCGCGCGTCGGCGAATGGATCGACGGCCGCCTGCCGCGCCCGGTGCAGACTTTCGTCGCGCTTTACGGCAGCTGGATCGAGCAGCTCGCCGCAGCGCGCCAGCGCGGGTCGCTACGCAGCCGCGCCGGGCGGTTGTTGGGCCTGATCGTGCTCGATGCAACGCTGCTGGTCGCGGTGCTGATCGCCGCCGGGGCTGGCGCGGACGAGGTCGCGCGGTACCTGCGCGGCAAGCTGCCGGCGGTCGCCGATTTCGCCAGCTGGATCGTCGCCTTCGGCTTCATCGCGCTGGCGATGCCGATGGCGCTCGGCCTGTTCCGGCTGATCCGCGCACTCGGCCGCAAGCTCGCGCTGGAAGCGCTGCCGCCGGTGCCCGAGGGCGTGGTCGACTTTGCCCAAGCACCGCGACGTGCATTCGTCGTTGCGTTGCAACTCGGCCTGATGCTGCTCGTCGCCCTGCCCTGCCTGGCCCTGCTGCAGCCCTTTGTGCCGGGCGTGCGCGGCGCATTGCCGCTGCTGCTGGTGGTGGCGGCCTACGCATTCTGGCGCAGCGCGACGCAGCTGCAGGGACATGTGCGCGCTGGCGCGGAGGCGCTGGTGGCTGCGGTCGCCGTGCCGGGAGCCAGCGACCACGAGCAGGAGCAGGCACTCGACCAGATGGAACAACTGTTGCCTGGCTTGGGCGACCTGGCTCCGTTCGTTCTGACACCGGGCAACCGCTGGATCGGGCGCACCCTTGGCGAGATCAACCTGCGCGCCGTCACTGCAGCCACCGTGCTGGCGATCCGCCGTGGCGAGGATGCCGTGCTGACGCCTGACGGCAAGCAGGTCCTGAACGGCGGCGACATCCTGGTGCTGGCCGGAACCCATGAAGCCATCGACCAGGCCCGCGATTACCTCGCGGGCACTGGCGGAGCGGCCCGGGCGTTCCGGCCCGGACCGGGGTGA
- a CDS encoding PhzF family phenazine biosynthesis protein: MSERFLQLDVFASRPGGGNPLGVVLGAQHWSDQEMQAFATWTDLVETTYVLPATEPGASYRLRIFTPTREIAFAGHPTVGSACAALATGMVEAHDGGLVQQCGAGLLPIRLRREAGIERLYVQAPAAGVLVKGEAARAPLAAILGSLELGALPPALVEGGRRWLMAELEDEAALRSWQPDHAAIAAVARETGSLGLCVYARSADPAHQLVVRAFPAGVGIVEDPASGAANGLIGAYIAQGEPDGPLARGYRVSQGREIGRDAVIDIEFEGAKVWVGGQSHIVIDGALHWPVARR, from the coding sequence ATGAGTGAGCGGTTCCTGCAACTCGATGTGTTTGCCAGCCGGCCGGGGGGCGGCAATCCGCTGGGTGTTGTTCTCGGTGCGCAGCACTGGTCTGACCAGGAGATGCAGGCCTTTGCCACATGGACGGACCTGGTCGAGACCACCTACGTGCTGCCGGCGACCGAGCCAGGGGCGAGCTACCGCTTGCGCATTTTTACCCCGACGCGCGAGATCGCGTTCGCCGGACACCCTACAGTCGGCAGTGCGTGCGCGGCGCTGGCTACCGGCATGGTGGAAGCGCATGACGGCGGACTGGTCCAGCAGTGCGGTGCCGGGCTGTTGCCGATCCGCCTGCGCCGGGAAGCCGGCATCGAACGCCTCTACGTGCAGGCGCCCGCCGCGGGCGTGCTGGTCAAAGGCGAGGCGGCGCGCGCGCCACTGGCGGCCATTCTTGGTAGCCTGGAACTCGGCGCATTGCCCCCGGCGCTGGTCGAAGGCGGGCGCCGCTGGTTGATGGCGGAACTTGAGGATGAGGCTGCCTTGCGCAGCTGGCAGCCGGACCACGCCGCCATCGCCGCGGTCGCCAGGGAAACCGGCAGCTTGGGCCTGTGCGTGTATGCGCGGTCGGCCGACCCGGCGCACCAGCTGGTGGTACGGGCATTTCCTGCTGGCGTCGGCATCGTCGAGGACCCAGCCTCTGGCGCCGCCAACGGCCTGATCGGCGCGTACATCGCGCAAGGCGAGCCGGACGGCCCGCTGGCACGCGGCTATCGCGTCAGCCAGGGGCGCGAAATCGGCCGCGACGCGGTGATCGACATCGAGTTCGAAGGCGCCAAGGTCTGGGTGGGCGGGCAGTCGCACATCGTCATCGATGGCGCTCTGCATTGGCCGGTGGCGCGTAGATGA
- a CDS encoding coproporphyrinogen III oxidase family protein, which yields MLFENVLLPYFRRASRRAMDFDAGRALAPVPPPGSSAYLYVHVPFCVSLCPFCSFHRVAWRESKAARYFAALRREILTYRDAGFSFTGVYVGGGTPTVAPGELADTLALVRESFPIREISVETNPSDLTDAVLDMLVQAGVSRLSVGVQSFDDGLLREMERYDKYGSGAQIQAHLESARGRFATLNVDMIFNLPHQTSEILERDIDGVLASAANQVSFYPLMTSDSVRRKMTAKMGRLDRRRVRGYYRRILDRLRGEFRPSSAWCFSRGEGQGIDEYIADSGDYVGVGSGAFSYVDGVMYATTFSLNVYHELISAGRSAITGSRRLAQRERYRYEMLLKLFGLRMDRDWMRQRLGPRFEASLAPELTALRLAGALRKDARGYALTERGMYLWILQMSAFFESVNVFREKMRAHIASELDPDEDVEEITVPWTG from the coding sequence GTGCTGTTCGAGAACGTCTTGCTGCCGTATTTCCGTCGTGCTTCCCGGCGCGCGATGGATTTCGACGCGGGTCGGGCCCTGGCGCCGGTACCGCCACCCGGCAGCAGTGCTTACCTTTACGTCCACGTGCCGTTCTGCGTCTCGCTGTGCCCGTTCTGTTCCTTTCACCGGGTGGCCTGGCGCGAGAGCAAGGCGGCGCGCTACTTCGCCGCGCTGCGCCGCGAGATCCTCACCTACCGTGACGCGGGCTTCAGTTTCACCGGCGTCTATGTGGGCGGTGGCACGCCCACCGTCGCCCCGGGCGAACTGGCCGACACGCTGGCGCTGGTTCGCGAGTCCTTCCCGATCCGGGAAATCTCGGTCGAGACCAATCCGAGTGACCTGACCGATGCGGTCCTGGACATGCTGGTGCAAGCTGGCGTGAGTCGCTTGTCGGTGGGTGTGCAGAGCTTCGACGACGGCCTGCTGCGGGAGATGGAGCGCTACGACAAGTACGGCAGTGGTGCGCAGATCCAGGCGCATCTGGAAAGTGCGCGCGGCCGTTTCGCCACCCTCAATGTGGACATGATTTTCAACCTGCCGCACCAGACGTCGGAGATCCTTGAGCGCGATATCGACGGGGTGCTTGCATCGGCCGCCAACCAGGTGTCGTTCTACCCACTGATGACCAGCGACAGCGTACGCCGCAAGATGACGGCGAAGATGGGCCGGCTCGATCGGCGTCGCGTCCGCGGCTATTACCGGCGCATCCTCGATCGCCTGCGCGGCGAGTTCAGGCCCTCGTCCGCGTGGTGTTTTTCGCGCGGCGAAGGCCAGGGGATCGACGAGTACATCGCCGACAGTGGCGACTATGTGGGCGTGGGCAGCGGTGCCTTCAGCTACGTCGATGGCGTCATGTACGCGACGACCTTCTCGCTCAACGTCTACCACGAGCTGATATCCGCAGGCCGGTCCGCGATCACGGGTAGCCGCCGGCTGGCGCAACGCGAGCGCTATCGCTACGAAATGCTGCTCAAGCTGTTCGGCCTGCGGATGGATCGCGACTGGATGCGCCAGCGTCTCGGTCCGCGCTTTGAAGCCAGCCTCGCGCCCGAACTCACCGCACTGCGGCTGGCCGGCGCGTTGCGCAAGGACGCGCGCGGCTATGCACTGACCGAGCGCGGCATGTACCTGTGGATATTGCAGATGTCGGCGTTCTTCGAGTCCGTCAATGTGTTCCGTGAGAAGATGCGCGCCCACATCGCCTCCGAACTCGATCCCGACGAGGATGTCGAAGAGATCACCGTCCCCTGGACCGGGTGA
- a CDS encoding sugar nucleotide-binding protein yields MRAQRVLIAGCGELGISTAACLPDATVFGLRRNPASLPPGIQPVAADLLTGEGFSDLPEAIDTVLYAPTPSVRSEEGYRAIYVHALERLLHALPQPAGSLRLVYVSSTAVYGQDGGEWVDEGSTTAPAGFNGRVLLEGERLAASLVRDTSVLRLSGLYGPGRHWLLRRVRAGEALLPGEHWTNRIHLDDAAALAALLVRAASVPPRVIGVDDTPATEREVLDWIAQRLGLPPLPEQFGGALIGGKRLCNRLARSLGWQPRYPSYRDGYTSVLPGSAHP; encoded by the coding sequence GTGCGCGCGCAGCGGGTCCTGATCGCCGGCTGCGGCGAGCTGGGCATATCCACCGCGGCCTGCTTGCCGGACGCCACCGTTTTCGGCCTGCGCCGCAACCCGGCCAGCCTGCCGCCGGGCATCCAGCCGGTGGCGGCCGACCTGCTGACGGGCGAGGGCTTCAGCGACCTGCCCGAGGCGATCGACACCGTGCTCTACGCGCCGACCCCGTCGGTGCGCAGCGAGGAAGGCTACCGCGCGATCTACGTCCACGCGCTGGAACGCCTGCTGCACGCATTGCCGCAGCCTGCCGGATCGCTGCGGCTGGTCTACGTGTCCAGCACCGCGGTTTACGGGCAGGATGGCGGCGAATGGGTGGACGAGGGCAGCACCACGGCGCCTGCCGGCTTCAACGGGCGGGTGCTGCTGGAAGGCGAGCGCCTGGCCGCCAGCCTGGTGCGGGACACCAGCGTACTGCGGTTGTCCGGACTTTACGGCCCCGGGCGCCACTGGCTGCTGCGCCGGGTGCGCGCGGGCGAGGCCTTGCTGCCCGGCGAGCACTGGACCAATCGCATTCACCTGGACGATGCGGCCGCGCTGGCAGCCTTGCTGGTGCGTGCCGCGAGCGTTCCGCCACGCGTGATCGGGGTGGACGACACGCCGGCGACCGAGCGCGAGGTGCTGGACTGGATCGCGCAGCGGCTCGGCCTGCCGCCGCTGCCCGAGCAATTTGGCGGCGCCTTGATCGGCGGCAAACGGCTCTGCAATCGATTGGCCCGATCATTGGGCTGGCAGCCCCGCTATCCTTCGTATCGGGACGGCTATACGTCTGTACTTCCAGGAAGCGCGCATCCATGA
- a CDS encoding PilT/PilU family type 4a pilus ATPase, whose protein sequence is MWELTDYLRLMAKQKASDCFFSAGAPPSIKIEGNTVHIGDLALNGEQVRKMAYSILSDKQQKEYEATLEMNLAVPLPDVGRFRVNVYRQRGDVAFAVRYISSEIPGLEQLNLPAKLKDLIMLPRGLILVVGGTGSGKSTTLASMIDYRNQVRTGHILTIEEPIEYLHRHRKSIVDQREIGLDTLSYENALKNAMREAPDVILIGEIRDRETMKHAIAYAETGHLCLSTLHANNANQTLDRIVNFFPDAARHQLLIDLSMNLQAVISMRLVKGVDGTRLPAMEMMLRTPYIADLIEKGEIHLLKDAMKQGIELGMLTFDESLYRLYIAGRISYEEALENADSRTDLALRIRLNAPAGLGGGLEMEKMEGTEHQDSGFIYAPPANAERHR, encoded by the coding sequence ATGTGGGAACTCACCGATTACCTGAGGTTGATGGCCAAGCAGAAGGCGTCTGACTGCTTCTTCAGCGCTGGAGCGCCGCCGTCGATCAAGATCGAGGGCAACACGGTCCATATTGGCGACCTGGCACTGAACGGCGAGCAGGTGCGCAAGATGGCCTACTCGATCCTCAGCGACAAGCAGCAGAAGGAATACGAAGCCACGCTGGAGATGAATCTGGCGGTGCCATTACCGGATGTCGGCCGCTTCCGCGTCAATGTGTATCGCCAGCGCGGGGATGTCGCTTTCGCGGTCCGCTACATCAGCTCGGAGATTCCAGGACTGGAGCAGCTGAACCTGCCGGCGAAGCTCAAGGACCTGATCATGCTGCCGCGCGGCCTGATCCTGGTGGTCGGCGGCACCGGCTCCGGCAAGTCGACCACGCTGGCTTCGATGATCGATTACCGCAACCAGGTCCGCACGGGGCACATCCTGACCATCGAGGAGCCGATCGAATACCTGCACCGCCATCGCAAGTCGATTGTCGACCAGCGCGAGATCGGCTTGGATACCTTGTCTTACGAGAACGCGCTGAAGAACGCCATGCGCGAGGCGCCGGACGTGATCCTGATCGGCGAGATCCGCGACCGCGAGACGATGAAGCATGCGATTGCCTACGCCGAAACCGGCCACCTGTGCCTGTCGACCCTGCACGCCAACAACGCCAACCAGACACTCGACCGCATCGTTAACTTCTTTCCGGACGCAGCCCGGCACCAGTTGCTGATCGATCTGTCGATGAATCTGCAGGCGGTGATCTCGATGCGGCTGGTCAAGGGTGTCGACGGCACGCGCCTGCCGGCGATGGAGATGATGCTGCGCACGCCGTACATCGCCGACCTGATCGAAAAAGGTGAGATCCATCTGCTCAAGGACGCGATGAAGCAGGGCATCGAACTGGGCATGCTGACCTTCGACGAATCGCTCTATCGGCTATATATCGCGGGGCGGATCTCATACGAGGAAGCGCTCGAGAACGCGGATTCGCGCACCGATCTTGCCCTGCGCATCCGTCTCAATGCCCCCGCCGGACTCGGCGGTGGCCTTGAGATGGAAAAGATGGAAGGTACCGAGCATCAGGACAGCGGCTTCATCTACGCGCCACCGGCCAATGCAGAGCGCCATCGATGA
- a CDS encoding AbgT family transporter produces MTDSALPRTAVDRFLAGVERAGNVLPHPATLFFLLTLFVILVSAIAAQFDLSVIHPKTGEAVTPVNLLSAEGLQRIMGSLVTNFTSFAPLGTVLVALIGIGVAEHSGLIGACLRIVVLNAPRVLLTPIVVFAGVMSNMASEIGYVLLVPLAGLLYLSAGRHPILGIAAAFAGVSGGYSANLLLGTIDPLLSGLSQEAARIVDPAYHVSPAANLFFMQASTPIVTLLGWFVTEKIVARRFPDGNYGKGDEKIEPLSPAEKRGLAYAVAATLGLTILVLLATVPANGALRIAGEPDLLKALAPFLHGIVALIFIAGALVGIAYGVGAGTIRSDVDVIKGMSKSMETLGSYLVLVFFAAQFVALFNWTNLGLIFAVEGAELLKALGLPKIPLLVGFILLTATVNLAMGSASAKWALMAPVFVPMFMLLGYSPEVTQTAYRVGDSVTNIISPMMSYFALIIAFLQRYEPKAGIGTVVATMIPYSIAFLIGWSLLFALWILMGWPLGPGAGLTYTPGG; encoded by the coding sequence ATGACCGACTCCGCCCTGCCGCGCACTGCCGTAGACCGTTTCCTCGCTGGCGTCGAACGCGCCGGCAATGTGCTGCCGCACCCGGCCACGCTGTTCTTCCTGCTGACCTTGTTCGTGATCCTCGTCAGCGCGATCGCGGCGCAGTTCGACCTCAGCGTGATCCACCCCAAGACCGGTGAAGCGGTCACACCGGTCAACCTGCTGAGCGCCGAGGGCCTGCAGCGGATCATGGGCAGCCTGGTGACCAACTTCACCAGTTTTGCGCCGTTGGGCACGGTTCTGGTGGCCCTGATCGGCATCGGCGTCGCCGAGCACAGTGGCCTGATCGGCGCCTGTTTGCGCATCGTCGTGCTGAACGCGCCGCGCGTACTGCTGACGCCCATCGTGGTGTTCGCCGGCGTGATGTCGAACATGGCCAGCGAGATCGGCTATGTGCTGCTGGTGCCGCTGGCGGGCTTGTTGTACCTGTCGGCCGGGCGCCATCCGATCCTCGGCATCGCGGCTGCCTTCGCCGGCGTGTCCGGCGGCTATTCGGCCAACCTTCTGCTCGGGACTATCGATCCGCTGCTGTCCGGCCTGTCGCAGGAGGCCGCGCGGATCGTCGATCCGGCCTACCACGTGAGCCCCGCGGCCAACTTGTTCTTCATGCAGGCGTCGACACCCATCGTGACGCTGCTCGGCTGGTTCGTGACCGAGAAGATCGTCGCGCGGCGGTTTCCGGACGGCAACTACGGCAAGGGCGACGAGAAGATCGAGCCGTTGTCGCCCGCCGAGAAGCGCGGGCTGGCCTATGCCGTCGCGGCCACCCTGGGTCTGACGATCCTGGTGCTGCTGGCGACCGTCCCGGCCAACGGCGCCCTGCGTATTGCCGGCGAGCCCGATCTGCTCAAGGCGCTGGCGCCCTTCCTGCACGGCATCGTCGCGCTGATCTTCATTGCCGGCGCGCTGGTGGGCATCGCTTACGGTGTCGGCGCAGGGACCATCCGCAGCGATGTCGACGTCATCAAGGGCATGAGCAAGAGCATGGAGACGCTCGGCTCCTACCTCGTGCTGGTGTTCTTCGCCGCCCAGTTCGTCGCCCTGTTCAACTGGACCAACCTCGGCCTGATCTTTGCGGTCGAGGGTGCCGAGTTGCTGAAGGCGCTCGGCCTGCCGAAGATCCCGCTGCTGGTCGGCTTCATCCTGCTGACCGCCACGGTCAACCTGGCGATGGGCTCGGCCTCGGCCAAATGGGCGCTGATGGCGCCGGTGTTCGTGCCGATGTTCATGCTGCTTGGCTATTCGCCCGAGGTGACCCAGACCGCCTACCGCGTCGGCGATTCGGTGACCAACATCATCTCGCCGATGATGAGCTACTTCGCGCTGATCATCGCCTTCCTGCAGCGCTACGAGCCCAAGGCCGGCATCGGCACCGTGGTCGCGACCATGATCCCGTACTCGATCGCCTTCCTGATCGGATGGTCGTTGCTGTTCGCGCTCTGGATCCTGATGGGCTGGCCGCTGGGGCCTGGCGCAGGGCTGACGTACACGCCGGGCGGCTGA
- the pdxH gene encoding pyridoxamine 5'-phosphate oxidase has protein sequence MSLLFEAFTHFRDLQERARGAGDPEPTAMTLATADGRGRVSARTVLLKELDGRGFVFYTNFESNKGRQILAHPQCALLFLWKTLDRQVQVKIEGVAEPVTHCEADAYFAQRPRMSQIGAWASKQSQTLSGRDELMARVREFEQRFEGQDVPRPPHWSGFRVVPDMIEFWYGAEYRLHDRLRFELVDGEWSKRALYP, from the coding sequence ATGAGTCTGCTGTTCGAGGCCTTCACCCATTTCCGTGACCTGCAGGAGCGCGCCCGTGGCGCCGGGGATCCGGAGCCCACTGCGATGACCCTGGCCACCGCTGACGGCCGCGGCCGGGTGTCTGCACGCACCGTGCTGCTGAAGGAACTGGACGGGCGCGGTTTCGTCTTCTACACCAACTTCGAGAGCAACAAGGGCCGCCAGATCCTGGCGCACCCGCAGTGCGCCCTGCTGTTCCTGTGGAAGACCCTGGACCGCCAGGTGCAGGTCAAGATCGAAGGCGTGGCGGAACCGGTCACGCATTGCGAGGCCGACGCCTACTTCGCCCAGCGCCCGCGGATGTCGCAGATCGGCGCATGGGCCAGCAAACAGTCGCAGACCCTGTCCGGCCGCGACGAACTGATGGCCCGCGTGCGCGAGTTCGAGCAGCGCTTCGAAGGCCAGGACGTGCCGCGCCCGCCGCACTGGTCCGGCTTCCGCGTGGTGCCCGACATGATCGAGTTCTGGTACGGCGCCGAATACCGGCTGCACGACCGCCTGCGCTTTGAGCTGGTCGATGGCGAGTGGAGCAAGCGGGCCCTGTACCCTTGA